In Mycobacterium tuberculosis H37Rv, a single window of DNA contains:
- a CDS encoding hypothetical protein (A core mycobacterial gene; conserved in mycobacterial strains (See Marmiesse et al., 2004 PMID:14766927).) has translation MGLFGKRKSRATRRAEARAIKARAKLEAKLSAKNEARRIKAAQRAESKALKAQLKARRDSDRAALKVAEAELKVAREGKLLSPTRIRRLLTVSRLLAPILTPVIYRAAMAARGLIDQRRADQLGVPLAQIGRFSGHGARLSARVGGAERSLRMVQEKKPKDVETKQFVSAVTNRLTDLSAAVAAAEHMPAKRRRTAHSAISSQLDGIEADLMARLGLT, from the coding sequence ATGGGCCTGTTCGGCAAGCGAAAGAGCCGCGCGACCCGTCGCGCGGAAGCCCGCGCGATCAAAGCCCGCGCCAAGCTCGAGGCCAAGCTGTCGGCCAAGAACGAGGCGCGCCGCATCAAGGCCGCCCAGCGCGCGGAATCAAAGGCGCTCAAGGCGCAGCTGAAGGCCCGGCGGGACAGCGACCGGGCGGCGCTCAAGGTCGCCGAAGCCGAGCTCAAGGTAGCACGCGAAGGCAAGTTGCTGTCACCGACGCGGATTCGCCGGTTGCTGACGGTTTCTCGGCTCCTGGCCCCGATACTGACGCCGGTGATATACCGGGCCGCGATGGCTGCCCGCGGGTTGATCGACCAGCGGCGCGCCGATCAGCTCGGGGTCCCGCTGGCACAGATCGGCCGGTTCTCCGGTCATGGCGCCCGGTTGTCGGCGCGGGTTGGGGGAGCCGAGCGATCGTTGCGGATGGTGCAGGAAAAGAAGCCGAAGGACGTAGAAACCAAACAGTTCGTGTCGGCGGTGACCAATCGGCTCACCGATCTGTCGGCGGCCGTCGCGGCCGCGGAGCACATGCCCGCAAAGCGGCGCCGGACGGCCCACTCGGCGATCTCGTCGCAGCTGGATGGCATCGAGGCGGACCTGATGGCCCGGCTCGGGTTGACCTAA
- a CDS encoding membrane protein: MTAIGMSHPPRVHRRVGGQRTALTAGIGLLLAALVLTTIANPPAAFAHTAQLSTATPAPAVAATDANDVPTWPFVVGTVAAVAVAALWAVRRGR, encoded by the coding sequence ATGACCGCAATTGGCATGTCACATCCGCCTCGCGTGCATCGGCGGGTCGGCGGGCAGCGCACTGCACTGACCGCGGGCATCGGCCTCTTGCTGGCCGCCTTGGTGCTGACCACCATCGCGAACCCACCTGCGGCGTTTGCGCACACCGCGCAGCTGTCCACCGCTACGCCCGCACCCGCAGTCGCCGCCACCGACGCGAACGACGTCCCGACGTGGCCATTCGTCGTAGGGACCGTGGCGGCGGTTGCCGTGGCT